The proteins below are encoded in one region of Eulemur rufifrons isolate Redbay chromosome 2, OSU_ERuf_1, whole genome shotgun sequence:
- the TSSK4 gene encoding testis-specific serine/threonine-protein kinase 4 isoform X2 encodes MGKGDALEAAPTTGAYRSVMEEYGYEVGKVIGNGSYGTVYEAYYTKQKVMVAVKIISKKKASEDYLNKFLPREIQVMKVLRHKYLINFYQAIETTSRVYIILELAQGGDVLEWIQRYGACSEPLAGKWFCQMTLGIAYLHSKGIVHRDLKLENLLLDKRENVKISDFGFAKMVPSNQPVRSSPSYRQLNCFSHLSQTYCGSFAYACPEILLGLPYNPFLSDTWSMGVILYTLMVARLPFDDTNLKKLLRETQKEVTFPPNYTISQECKNLILQMLRQAAKRATILDILKDPWVLKFQPEQPTHEIRLLEAMCQPPTTTNRHQSLEITT; translated from the exons ATGGGGAAAGGAGATGCCTTAGAGGCAGCACCAACCACTGGAGCCTACCGCTCTGTCATGGAGGAGTATGGTTACGAGGTGGGCAAAGTCATTGGCAATGGCTCCTATGGGACAGTGTATGAGGCTTACTACACAAAGCAGAAGGTCATGGTAGCTGTCAAGATCATCTCAAAGAAGAAGGCCTCTGAGGACTATCTTAACAAGTTCCTGCCCCGTGAGATACAG GTAATGAAAGTCTTGCGGCACAAGTACCTCATCAACTTCTATCAGGCCATCGAGACCACATCCCGAGTATACATCATTCTGGAGCTGGCTCAGGGTGGTGATGTCCTTGAATGGATCCAGCGCTATGGGGCCTGCTCTGAGCCCCTTGCTGGCAAGTGGTTCTGCCAGATGACCCTGGGCATTGCCTACCTGCACAGCAAGGGCATCGTGCACCG GGACTTAAAGTTGGAGAACCTGTTGCTGGACAAACGAGAGAACGTGAAGATATCGGACTTTGGCTTCGCCAAGATGGTGCCTTCTAACCAGCCTGTGCGTAGTAGCCCTTCTTACCGCCAACTCAACTGCTTTTCCCACCTCAGCCAGACCTACTGCGGCAGCTTTGCTTATGCCTGCCCGGAGATCTTGCtaggcttgccctataacccttTCCTGTCCGACACCTGGAGCATGGGCGTCATCCTCTACACTCTCATGGTTGCCCGTCTGCCTTTTGATGACACCAATCTTAAGAAGCTGCTGAGAGAGACTCAGAAGGAGGTCACTTTCCCACCTAACTACACCATCTCCCAGGAGTGCAAG AACCTGATTCTCCAGATGTTACGCCAAGCTGCCAAGCGTGCCACCATCCTGGACATCCTCAAGGATCCCTGGGTGCTCaagttccagcctgagcaacccaCCCATGAGATCAGGCTGCTTGAGGCCATGTGCCAGCCCCCGACCACCACTAATCGTCACCAATCCTTGGAAATCACTACCTGA
- the TSSK4 gene encoding testis-specific serine/threonine-protein kinase 4 isoform X3, giving the protein MKVLRHKYLINFYQAIETTSRVYIILELAQGGDVLEWIQRYGACSEPLAGKWFCQMTLGIAYLHSKGIVHRDLKLENLLLDKRENVKISDFGFAKMVPSNQPVRSSPSYRQLNCFSHLSQTYCGSFAYACPEILLGLPYNPFLSDTWSMGVILYTLMVARLPFDDTNLKKLLRETQKEVTFPPNYTISQECKNLILQMLRQAAKRATILDILKDPWVLKFQPEQPTHEIRLLEAMCQPPTTTNRHQSLEITT; this is encoded by the exons ATGAAAGTCTTGCGGCACAAGTACCTCATCAACTTCTATCAGGCCATCGAGACCACATCCCGAGTATACATCATTCTGGAGCTGGCTCAGGGTGGTGATGTCCTTGAATGGATCCAGCGCTATGGGGCCTGCTCTGAGCCCCTTGCTGGCAAGTGGTTCTGCCAGATGACCCTGGGCATTGCCTACCTGCACAGCAAGGGCATCGTGCACCG GGACTTAAAGTTGGAGAACCTGTTGCTGGACAAACGAGAGAACGTGAAGATATCGGACTTTGGCTTCGCCAAGATGGTGCCTTCTAACCAGCCTGTGCGTAGTAGCCCTTCTTACCGCCAACTCAACTGCTTTTCCCACCTCAGCCAGACCTACTGCGGCAGCTTTGCTTATGCCTGCCCGGAGATCTTGCtaggcttgccctataacccttTCCTGTCCGACACCTGGAGCATGGGCGTCATCCTCTACACTCTCATGGTTGCCCGTCTGCCTTTTGATGACACCAATCTTAAGAAGCTGCTGAGAGAGACTCAGAAGGAGGTCACTTTCCCACCTAACTACACCATCTCCCAGGAGTGCAAG AACCTGATTCTCCAGATGTTACGCCAAGCTGCCAAGCGTGCCACCATCCTGGACATCCTCAAGGATCCCTGGGTGCTCaagttccagcctgagcaacccaCCCATGAGATCAGGCTGCTTGAGGCCATGTGCCAGCCCCCGACCACCACTAATCGTCACCAATCCTTGGAAATCACTACCTGA
- the TSSK4 gene encoding testis-specific serine/threonine-protein kinase 4 isoform X1: MGKGDALEAAPTTGAYRSVMEEYGYEVGKVIGNGSYGTVYEAYYTKQKVMVAVKIISKKKASEDYLNKFLPREIQVMKVLRHKYLINFYQAIETTSRVYIILELAQGGDVLEWIQRYGACSEPLAGKWFCQMTLGIAYLHSKGIVHRLTPSLSAAGRDLKLENLLLDKRENVKISDFGFAKMVPSNQPVRSSPSYRQLNCFSHLSQTYCGSFAYACPEILLGLPYNPFLSDTWSMGVILYTLMVARLPFDDTNLKKLLRETQKEVTFPPNYTISQECKNLILQMLRQAAKRATILDILKDPWVLKFQPEQPTHEIRLLEAMCQPPTTTNRHQSLEITT; the protein is encoded by the exons ATGGGGAAAGGAGATGCCTTAGAGGCAGCACCAACCACTGGAGCCTACCGCTCTGTCATGGAGGAGTATGGTTACGAGGTGGGCAAAGTCATTGGCAATGGCTCCTATGGGACAGTGTATGAGGCTTACTACACAAAGCAGAAGGTCATGGTAGCTGTCAAGATCATCTCAAAGAAGAAGGCCTCTGAGGACTATCTTAACAAGTTCCTGCCCCGTGAGATACAG GTAATGAAAGTCTTGCGGCACAAGTACCTCATCAACTTCTATCAGGCCATCGAGACCACATCCCGAGTATACATCATTCTGGAGCTGGCTCAGGGTGGTGATGTCCTTGAATGGATCCAGCGCTATGGGGCCTGCTCTGAGCCCCTTGCTGGCAAGTGGTTCTGCCAGATGACCCTGGGCATTGCCTACCTGCACAGCAAGGGCATCGTGCACCG CCTGACCCCCAGCCTTTCTGCTGCTGGTAGGGACTTAAAGTTGGAGAACCTGTTGCTGGACAAACGAGAGAACGTGAAGATATCGGACTTTGGCTTCGCCAAGATGGTGCCTTCTAACCAGCCTGTGCGTAGTAGCCCTTCTTACCGCCAACTCAACTGCTTTTCCCACCTCAGCCAGACCTACTGCGGCAGCTTTGCTTATGCCTGCCCGGAGATCTTGCtaggcttgccctataacccttTCCTGTCCGACACCTGGAGCATGGGCGTCATCCTCTACACTCTCATGGTTGCCCGTCTGCCTTTTGATGACACCAATCTTAAGAAGCTGCTGAGAGAGACTCAGAAGGAGGTCACTTTCCCACCTAACTACACCATCTCCCAGGAGTGCAAG AACCTGATTCTCCAGATGTTACGCCAAGCTGCCAAGCGTGCCACCATCCTGGACATCCTCAAGGATCCCTGGGTGCTCaagttccagcctgagcaacccaCCCATGAGATCAGGCTGCTTGAGGCCATGTGCCAGCCCCCGACCACCACTAATCGTCACCAATCCTTGGAAATCACTACCTGA